A window of Prolixibacter sp. SD074 contains these coding sequences:
- a CDS encoding SDR family NAD(P)-dependent oxidoreductase: MNRLENKVVLITGGSGNIGATAAKMFVNEGAKVMLVDINEDALKETVKDIGKETSAYVVADVSDEQQAKKYVDETIKKFGTIDVFLDNAGIEGKVSPLDEYPLDEFNRVIDINVKGIYYGLRHVFPHMKKNGGSIVITSSVAGLQGTPNILPYVTSKHAVIGMMKSAALEGAPHKIRVNTINPSPVDNRMMRSLEEGFAPGKANNAKTSFEQSIPLGRYATNEEVAKLMLFLAGDDSEFITGTVNPIDGGMTV; this comes from the coding sequence ATGAACAGATTGGAAAATAAAGTAGTATTAATTACGGGTGGTTCTGGTAATATTGGAGCTACTGCAGCAAAAATGTTCGTAAACGAAGGTGCCAAAGTAATGCTTGTTGACATTAACGAAGATGCACTAAAAGAAACGGTCAAGGATATCGGTAAAGAAACATCAGCCTATGTAGTTGCTGATGTTTCCGATGAGCAACAAGCAAAAAAATACGTTGATGAAACCATTAAAAAATTTGGCACCATTGATGTTTTTCTGGACAATGCAGGTATTGAGGGAAAAGTATCTCCGTTGGATGAATATCCACTGGATGAATTTAACAGGGTTATTGATATAAATGTAAAGGGAATCTATTATGGCCTACGCCATGTTTTTCCACACATGAAGAAGAATGGTGGTAGCATTGTCATTACTTCATCGGTAGCCGGACTTCAAGGAACTCCTAATATATTACCTTATGTAACCAGCAAACATGCGGTTATCGGCATGATGAAATCTGCGGCATTAGAAGGAGCTCCTCACAAAATCCGGGTTAACACAATTAACCCTTCGCCGGTAGATAACCGAATGATGCGTTCATTAGAGGAAGGTTTTGCTCCGGGAAAAGCTAATAATGCGAAAACAAGTTTCGAGCAATCCATTCCGCTTGGCCGCTATGCCACCAACGAAGAAGTAGCTAAATTAATGCTGTTTCTGGCCGGTGATGATAGTGAGTTTATAACCGGAACCGTTAATCCAATTGATGGAGGAATGACTGTTTAA